One Campylobacter concisus DNA segment encodes these proteins:
- a CDS encoding TolC family protein, translating to MKKILAVLLFALPLWAGNLLEIIALAQSAKLESLKEFNKNEYINKNKSNKLNLSLDGRYTFVPDELKGGYMTKAGSITAKVEYLIFDGGASEASDKILDHKGVEKIYKDEELMNLTAFQVAKVYFNAVALNSLINLETKFVDSFAKAAAENEFWFEYGWIDKSEFDAINFTLNKKRAELDELGLKLAELNSRINLLSNGEIGFNAGSKIVMPDFSKDDLSAKLGAMEQEKYIKEQENEKQKSKFAPKIYLKDTQSVNNNSFKKGERTTSQMAEAYADANKPRVEFEWKLPDSLSLSKQSQTKRIEEQKAALDLSDEENRIMARLKDLRGVIEGLSARLNLDSLKQDNLDSDFNDLLNGYLSGKVKFEQFLFVSEKNFSDRANFILNGDLLELNKLEYFFECARNINEVVIE from the coding sequence TTGAAGAAGATTTTGGCTGTTTTGCTCTTTGCTTTGCCTCTTTGGGCTGGAAATTTACTAGAGATCATCGCTCTGGCGCAAAGTGCGAAGCTTGAGAGTTTGAAAGAATTTAATAAAAACGAATATATAAATAAAAATAAGAGCAACAAGCTAAATTTATCCCTTGATGGCAGATATACCTTTGTGCCTGACGAGCTAAAGGGCGGGTATATGACAAAGGCTGGATCGATCACGGCAAAGGTCGAGTATCTCATCTTTGACGGCGGTGCGAGTGAGGCTTCGGATAAAATTTTAGACCACAAGGGCGTGGAGAAAATTTACAAAGATGAAGAACTTATGAATCTCACTGCTTTTCAGGTCGCAAAGGTCTATTTTAACGCTGTTGCACTAAATTCTCTTATAAATTTAGAGACAAAATTTGTAGATAGCTTTGCCAAGGCTGCGGCTGAAAATGAGTTTTGGTTTGAGTATGGCTGGATAGATAAGAGTGAGTTTGATGCGATAAATTTCACTCTTAATAAAAAAAGAGCCGAGCTAGACGAGCTTGGGCTTAAGCTAGCCGAGCTAAACTCAAGGATAAATTTACTCTCAAACGGCGAGATCGGCTTTAATGCTGGCTCAAAGATAGTGATGCCTGATTTTAGCAAGGATGATCTAAGCGCTAAGCTTGGGGCGATGGAGCAAGAAAAATATATAAAAGAGCAAGAAAATGAGAAGCAAAAGAGCAAATTTGCTCCAAAAATTTACTTAAAAGATACGCAAAGTGTGAATAATAACAGCTTTAAAAAAGGCGAGAGGACGACTTCGCAGATGGCTGAGGCATACGCTGATGCGAACAAGCCTAGAGTGGAGTTTGAGTGGAAGCTGCCAGATAGCCTAAGCCTTAGCAAGCAAAGCCAAACTAAGCGCATAGAGGAGCAAAAGGCCGCACTTGATCTAAGTGATGAAGAAAACAGGATAATGGCTAGGCTAAAGGATCTAAGAGGTGTGATAGAGGGCTTAAGTGCTAGGCTAAATTTAGACTCGCTAAAGCAAGATAACCTTGATAGCGACTTTAATGACCTGCTAAATGGCTATCTTAGCGGCAAGGTAAAATTTGAGCAGTTTTTATTTGTGAGCGAGAAAAATTTTAGCGACAGGGCAAATTTTATCCTAAATGGCGATCTGCTCGAGCTAAACAAGCTTGAATACTTTTTTGAGTGCGCAAGAAATATAAATGAGGTGGTGATAGAATGA